In Amaranthus tricolor cultivar Red isolate AtriRed21 chromosome 3, ASM2621246v1, whole genome shotgun sequence, a single window of DNA contains:
- the LOC130808409 gene encoding uncharacterized protein LOC130808409 — protein sequence MAFSTRNKLDFLQGTLPKLAPTDPNFSPWNRCNDMIMSSIIFNLDPKIAESVMSFCIASDIWTDLEQRFAYTSHTKIFNLERQLADITQGTLSILDFYTKFKVLWDDLNVVDPTPTCFCNNCTCNLTGRIAKQQQNRKLIRFMMKLQE from the coding sequence ATGGCCTTTTCAACAAGAAACAAATTAGATTTTCTTCAAGGCACGCTCCCTAAACTTGCACCCACAGACCCTAATTTTTCACCCTGGAATAGATGCAATGACATGATCATGTCAAGTATCATATTCAATCTTGATCCTAAGATTGCAGAAAGTGTTATGTCCTTTTGCATTGCTTCGGATATATGGACTGATCTTGAGCAGAGATTTGCATATACCTCTCATACTAAAATCTTTAATTTAGAAAGACAATTGGCTGACATTACTCAAGGAACTCTTAGCATTCTTGATTTCTACACCAAATTTAAAGTACTTTGGGATGATCTTAATGTTGTGGATCCTACTCCTACATGTTTCTGTAACAACTGCACTTGCAATCTCACTGGAAGAATTGCCAAGCAACAACAGAACAGGAAACTTATCAGATTCATGATGAAACTTCAAGAATAG